From the Acidovorax carolinensis genome, one window contains:
- the tilS gene encoding tRNA lysidine(34) synthetase TilS, with translation MTQSFDAAIAAFSPALPLAVGLSGGADSTALLLACVQKWPGQVHAIHVHHGLQAAADDFERHCQALCERLQVPLTVRRVDGRHAPGESPEDAARQARYKAFDDVAQSSQALDAIHSIALAQHADDQVETLLLALSRGAGVAGLAAMPAYWERDGIRWHRPLLRVAGAQVRDWLRAQGQNWVEDPTNTDERFTRNRIRAQLLPALEAAFPSFRDTFARSAGHAAQASALLLELAQQDLLQVGSPPQLAPLRALSRARQANLLRHWLRMAHATTPTTAQLQELLDQLAACSTRGHRIHIKVGRGFVVRSGAQLDWYNPKVLV, from the coding sequence ATGACGCAGTCGTTTGACGCTGCCATCGCCGCCTTTTCGCCTGCATTGCCGTTGGCAGTGGGGCTGAGTGGTGGTGCCGACTCGACGGCGCTGCTGCTGGCCTGCGTACAAAAATGGCCGGGGCAGGTGCATGCCATCCATGTGCACCATGGCCTGCAAGCCGCCGCCGACGATTTTGAGCGCCATTGCCAAGCGTTGTGCGAACGCCTGCAGGTGCCACTTACCGTGCGGCGCGTCGACGGACGCCACGCCCCGGGCGAGAGCCCCGAAGATGCCGCGCGCCAGGCCAGATACAAGGCTTTTGACGATGTAGCCCAATCCAGTCAAGCGCTAGATGCTATTCATTCAATAGCGCTTGCGCAGCATGCGGATGACCAGGTCGAGACGCTGTTGCTGGCCTTGTCGCGCGGCGCCGGCGTGGCGGGCCTGGCTGCCATGCCCGCCTATTGGGAGCGGGACGGTATCCGCTGGCACCGGCCCTTGCTGCGCGTGGCGGGGGCGCAGGTGCGCGACTGGCTGCGCGCCCAAGGGCAGAACTGGGTGGAGGACCCCACCAACACCGACGAGCGCTTCACGCGCAACCGCATCCGGGCGCAACTGCTGCCGGCGCTGGAGGCCGCATTTCCGTCCTTCCGGGATACGTTTGCGCGGTCGGCCGGCCACGCTGCCCAGGCCAGCGCGTTGTTGCTGGAGCTGGCGCAGCAAGACCTGCTGCAGGTGGGCAGCCCCCCGCAACTTGCGCCCCTGCGCGCGCTGAGCCGTGCACGCCAGGCCAACCTGCTGCGCCACTGGCTGCGTATGGCGCATGCCACCACGCCCACCACCGCGCAGCTGCAGGAGTTGCTGGACCAGCTGGCCGCCTGCAGCACGCGCGGCCATCGCATTCACATCAAGGTAGGACGGGGATTCGTGGTGCGATCGGGGGCGCAGCTCGATTGGTACAATCCCAAGGTTTTGGTCTAA
- a CDS encoding aspartate kinase has protein sequence MALIVHKYGGTSMGSPERIRNVAKRVAKWARAGHQMVVVPSAMSGETNRLLGLAKELAPERAMQSYHRELDMLAATGEQASSALLAIALQSEGMQAVSYAGWQVPIRTDSSYTKARIESIDDQRVRADLNAGKVVIVTGFQGIDSEGNITTLGRGGSDTSAVAVAAAMKAAECLIYTDVDGVYTTDPRVVPEARRLQTVSFEEMLEMASLGSKVLQIRSVEFAGKYKVPMRVLSSFTPWDIDINEEAKSGTLITFEEDEKMEQAVVSGIAFNRDEAKISVLGVPDKPGIAYQILGAVADANIEVDVIIQNVSKDGKTDFSFTVNRNDYARTVELLKEKVLPELGAQEVAGDTKICKVSIVGIGMRSHVGVASKMFRTLSEEGINIQMISTSEIKTSVVIDEKYMELAVRSLHKAFELDQPAA, from the coding sequence ATGGCATTGATCGTTCATAAATACGGCGGCACCTCGATGGGCTCTCCCGAGCGCATTCGCAATGTTGCCAAGCGCGTGGCCAAATGGGCGCGGGCCGGCCACCAGATGGTGGTGGTTCCCAGCGCCATGAGCGGCGAAACCAACCGCCTGCTCGGTCTGGCCAAGGAGCTGGCGCCCGAGCGCGCCATGCAGTCTTACCACCGCGAGCTGGACATGCTGGCCGCCACTGGCGAGCAGGCCTCGTCAGCGTTGCTGGCGATTGCGCTGCAGTCCGAAGGCATGCAGGCGGTCAGCTACGCGGGCTGGCAGGTTCCCATCCGCACCGACAGCAGCTACACCAAGGCGCGCATCGAGTCGATTGACGACCAGCGTGTACGTGCCGACCTGAACGCCGGCAAGGTGGTCATCGTCACGGGCTTTCAGGGCATCGACAGCGAAGGCAACATCACCACGCTGGGTCGCGGTGGCTCCGACACATCTGCCGTGGCCGTGGCAGCCGCCATGAAAGCCGCCGAATGCCTGATCTACACCGATGTGGATGGCGTCTACACCACCGACCCACGCGTGGTGCCCGAGGCACGTCGCCTGCAAACGGTGAGCTTCGAGGAAATGCTGGAAATGGCCAGCCTCGGCAGCAAGGTGCTGCAGATCCGCTCGGTCGAGTTTGCGGGCAAATACAAGGTGCCCATGCGTGTGCTCTCGAGCTTCACGCCCTGGGACATCGATATCAACGAAGAAGCCAAGTCCGGCACGCTGATCACTTTTGAGGAAGACGAAAAAATGGAACAAGCCGTCGTATCCGGCATCGCTTTCAACCGCGACGAAGCCAAGATCTCGGTGCTGGGCGTGCCCGACAAGCCAGGCATCGCCTACCAGATCCTGGGCGCGGTGGCTGACGCCAACATTGAAGTCGACGTGATCATCCAGAACGTCAGCAAGGACGGCAAGACCGACTTCAGCTTCACCGTGAATCGCAACGACTATGCGCGTACGGTCGAACTGCTCAAGGAAAAAGTGCTGCCCGAACTGGGCGCGCAAGAAGTGGCAGGCGACACCAAGATCTGCAAGGTGAGCATTGTCGGTATCGGCATGCGCAGCCATGTGGGCGTGGCCAGCAAGATGTTCCGCACCTTGAGCGAAGAGGGCATCAACATTCAGATGATTTCCACTTCCGAAATCAAGACCTCGGTGGTCATCGACGAAAAATACATGGAACTGGCTGTTCGCAGCCTGCACAAGGCCTTCGAACTCGACCAGCCTGCCGCCTGA